The Parabacteroides sp. FAFU027 genome window below encodes:
- a CDS encoding bile acid:sodium symporter family protein, which produces MILRLIKSYMLPIAMTTGILFASFFAQFAPITPYLIFVMLFVTYCKVSIREIAFERFHYYLAAIQLFGSLLVYGIVYLYNPVVAQGSMICVLAPTATAAAVITGMLGGNVASLTAYSFISNLVVALFAPAIFSLIGSRGDISFLSSLFHILKEVFPMLMLPIITAVALQKTAPRIHHYIQNRQSISFYLWALALTIMVGKTVMFIKHQSTSKYDAEIAIAVIAFLVCIAQFYIGRKIGSRYKNTITAGQGLFQKNTVLAIWMAQSYLDPLSSIGPGAYILWQNSVNSYQLWLKQRKK; this is translated from the coding sequence ATGATACTCCGACTGATAAAATCCTATATGCTACCCATCGCGATGACCACGGGTATTCTCTTCGCCTCTTTCTTTGCTCAGTTTGCGCCAATTACCCCCTATCTTATCTTTGTAATGCTGTTTGTAACCTATTGTAAGGTTTCTATCCGGGAAATTGCCTTCGAACGTTTTCATTACTATCTGGCAGCCATCCAATTATTCGGTAGTTTACTGGTTTATGGTATCGTTTACTTGTACAATCCGGTCGTAGCGCAGGGTTCGATGATTTGCGTACTGGCTCCGACAGCAACAGCGGCGGCCGTTATTACCGGTATGCTGGGCGGAAATGTCGCCAGCCTGACAGCATACAGTTTTATCAGTAATCTGGTAGTAGCTTTATTTGCCCCGGCCATCTTCTCGTTAATAGGAAGTCGTGGAGATATTTCCTTTCTAAGCTCCCTTTTCCATATTCTCAAAGAGGTATTCCCCATGCTGATGTTACCCATCATCACTGCTGTTGCATTACAGAAGACCGCCCCCCGTATTCATCACTATATTCAAAACAGGCAAAGCATTTCCTTTTATCTGTGGGCTCTGGCTCTGACTATCATGGTAGGCAAAACAGTGATGTTTATCAAGCATCAATCGACCTCCAAATACGATGCTGAAATTGCGATTGCCGTGATTGCATTTCTTGTCTGTATCGCACAGTTTTATATTGGGCGGAAGATTGGCTCGCGTTATAAAAACACAATCACAGCCGGACAGGGACTGTTCCAAAAGAATACCGTACTGGCCATCTGGATGGCGCAGTCTTATCTTGACCCACTCTCCTCCATTGGGCCGGGAGCCTATATCCTGTGGCAAAACAGTGTGAATTCATACCAGTTGTGGCTAAAGCAAAGAAAAAAGTAG
- a CDS encoding aldose epimerase family protein yields MKKTLFCVALAALTLASCSKKEEKTLSGLLKSQFQKEVQGKKTDLYVLKNKNGMEVCITNFGGKVVSIMAPDKNGKMADVVLCEDNMDNMLKSTQPYFGATIGRYGNRIANAKFKIDSTEYTLAANNNGQALHGGPKGFHAVMWDAKQIGDSAVELSYLAKDGEEGYPGNLQCKVVYTLTSNNELKINYEATTDKATVVNLTHHSFFNLAGEGASTINDHVLTINADKFNPVDSVLIPTGELADVTGTPFDFRKPMVIGQRIDTINNKQMKLGKGYDHNWIINQKKQGEMTFAAKIVEPKSGRVMEVYTTEPGIQFYGGNFLNNDMGKFGHKYPFRSAFCLETQHFPDSPNKPQFPTTVLRPGQKYAHTCIYKFSVEK; encoded by the coding sequence ATGAAAAAGACACTTTTCTGCGTCGCATTGGCAGCGTTAACTCTTGCCAGTTGCTCTAAAAAAGAGGAGAAAACACTATCCGGACTCCTCAAGTCTCAATTTCAAAAAGAAGTACAAGGTAAAAAGACGGATCTCTATGTGTTGAAAAACAAAAACGGCATGGAAGTCTGTATCACCAACTTCGGAGGTAAAGTGGTTTCGATCATGGCTCCGGACAAAAACGGAAAGATGGCGGACGTCGTTTTATGCGAAGACAACATGGATAACATGTTGAAATCTACTCAGCCATACTTTGGCGCAACAATCGGCCGTTACGGAAACCGTATCGCCAATGCAAAATTTAAAATCGACAGTACTGAATATACGCTGGCTGCCAACAACAACGGTCAGGCATTACACGGCGGTCCTAAAGGCTTTCATGCTGTAATGTGGGATGCTAAACAGATCGGTGACTCTGCGGTTGAGCTTTCTTATCTAGCTAAAGATGGTGAAGAAGGCTATCCGGGTAACCTGCAATGTAAAGTGGTTTACACGCTGACTTCAAATAATGAATTGAAAATCAATTACGAGGCAACTACAGATAAAGCTACTGTTGTGAACCTGACTCACCACTCATTCTTCAACCTGGCTGGTGAGGGTGCTTCAACTATCAATGACCATGTATTGACTATCAATGCAGATAAATTTAATCCGGTTGACAGCGTATTGATCCCAACCGGCGAATTGGCAGATGTAACAGGTACTCCTTTCGATTTCCGTAAACCAATGGTAATTGGTCAACGTATCGATACTATCAACAATAAGCAAATGAAACTGGGTAAAGGTTATGACCACAACTGGATTATCAATCAGAAAAAACAGGGTGAAATGACTTTTGCTGCTAAAATCGTTGAACCGAAAAGCGGTCGTGTAATGGAGGTTTACACAACTGAGCCGGGTATCCAGTTCTATGGCGGTAACTTCCTGAATAACGACATGGGAAAATTCGGTCACAAATATCCTTTCCGCAGCGCATTCTGTCTTGAAACACAGCATTTCCCAGACAGTCCTAATAAACCACAGTTCCCTACAACTGTATTGCGTCCGGGACAGAAATATGCACACACTTGCATCTACAAGTTTTCTGTTGAAAAGTAA
- a CDS encoding Mut7-C ubiquitin/RNAse domain-containing protein — MKQDTPEITGSLKTKVSFRFYAELNDFLRKDRRQVIFTYYYHGPVTVKEAIENLGVPHSAVDLILVNGDPVGFDQHLTENDFISVYPVFELLDISSISKVRKGSLRQIRFIVDCHLGRLAKNLRIMGFDTLYRNNYEDEEIRFLSRLQNRIILTKDKGLLMARNVNRGYYIRAIDPREQTKEVIRKFDLYGQINPLSRCLICNHKLIKLPPGAIPPDVTDNDGKPFTEFFRCYNCDKFFWKGSHYKHMIEEIIRYVQP; from the coding sequence ATGAAGCAGGACACTCCGGAAATAACCGGCAGTCTGAAAACTAAAGTGAGCTTCAGATTTTACGCCGAACTGAACGACTTCCTACGAAAGGACCGCCGGCAGGTTATTTTTACCTATTATTACCATGGACCTGTTACGGTCAAAGAGGCTATTGAGAATCTGGGAGTCCCCCATTCTGCTGTTGACCTGATTTTGGTCAATGGTGATCCTGTTGGCTTTGACCAGCATTTGACAGAGAATGACTTTATCTCCGTATATCCGGTTTTTGAGTTACTTGATATCAGTTCCATTTCAAAGGTCAGAAAAGGCTCTTTGCGCCAAATCCGGTTTATCGTGGATTGCCATTTGGGCCGGTTGGCAAAGAACCTTCGTATCATGGGCTTTGACACCCTTTATAGAAACAATTACGAAGATGAAGAAATCCGCTTCCTCAGCCGTCTCCAAAACCGTATTATCCTAACCAAAGACAAAGGTCTGTTGATGGCGCGGAATGTAAATCGCGGTTATTATATCCGTGCCATCGACCCGCGTGAACAAACCAAAGAGGTGATTCGCAAATTTGACCTTTACGGGCAAATTAATCCGCTCAGCCGCTGTCTCATTTGCAACCACAAGCTAATTAAACTTCCTCCCGGAGCTATACCACCGGATGTAACGGACAATGATGGAAAGCCGTTTACTGAATTTTTCCGTTGTTACAATTGCGACAAATTCTTTTGGAAAGGCTCTCATTATAAACACATGATTGAGGAGATTATCAGGTACGTGCAACCTTAA
- a CDS encoding DUF3843 family protein codes for MKKVKIYQNDWLMFHPYPKPTSVDGYYVKLANKVLDVFKSAEFGFDLPEEDVKEIACAITAYFEDVISGIGMFKAFTRKHRELYGTPLPFYTVDENEYYEDEINEVDVRFLLWHYTQQTHGRYNHSVLNPDNPGINIVALAVLMLFEKEYESAPENEQFKAYYLPEYRYNEYYGLRYAMQWLQWNSYLFYHQNRDLREKEEAIEKDLTNENANAEIYDLQDSFVHNHPSPLLAIYTNEWLSEILTPAHPDYELVKSIGRKKKGVYLCTGEEQNNFCFRNLETQEEIVATKDSIAENAPLKANQTLADTGFIRFNNEWWMTGSMATFPYSEEVEQEFSKSNDIPDVIYQNILKKSENKHIHFFGNKSELHQFFYKVLETENHPENKAFDNVRNLLVFITPHGISIYPDICDYIKDEQNPYYDEKMAKAEAFSLYANMYDHPVELVYTLHNQYLLPDAQLKSLVGEERGKELIQGNAGFIMRYFYGEKYREALEKGTIQ; via the coding sequence ATGAAAAAAGTAAAGATCTATCAAAACGACTGGCTGATGTTTCACCCTTATCCGAAACCGACATCTGTGGACGGATATTACGTTAAACTCGCCAATAAAGTACTCGACGTATTCAAGTCCGCAGAATTTGGATTTGACCTTCCGGAGGAAGATGTAAAAGAAATCGCCTGCGCCATTACAGCCTATTTTGAAGACGTAATCTCCGGTATCGGTATGTTTAAAGCCTTTACCCGTAAACATCGTGAACTTTACGGTACTCCACTCCCCTTCTACACTGTGGATGAAAACGAATATTACGAAGATGAAATCAATGAGGTTGATGTCCGTTTTCTGCTTTGGCACTATACGCAACAAACACATGGCAGATACAACCATTCGGTGCTGAACCCTGACAATCCGGGAATTAATATTGTAGCGCTGGCTGTATTAATGTTATTCGAAAAAGAGTACGAATCGGCTCCCGAAAACGAGCAGTTCAAAGCATACTATTTACCGGAATATCGTTACAACGAATACTACGGTTTGCGTTATGCCATGCAGTGGCTGCAATGGAACTCCTACCTCTTTTATCATCAGAACCGGGATTTAAGGGAGAAAGAGGAGGCTATAGAAAAAGACTTAACGAATGAAAACGCCAATGCTGAGATATACGATTTGCAAGACTCGTTCGTGCATAATCACCCATCCCCACTACTGGCAATATACACCAACGAATGGCTGAGCGAAATCCTCACGCCTGCCCACCCCGATTACGAGCTGGTTAAATCTATCGGCAGGAAAAAGAAGGGAGTCTATCTTTGTACAGGTGAAGAGCAAAACAACTTCTGCTTCCGCAACTTAGAGACACAAGAGGAGATCGTGGCAACTAAAGACTCAATTGCCGAAAATGCACCGCTGAAAGCCAATCAGACTCTTGCCGATACGGGGTTCATCCGGTTCAACAACGAATGGTGGATGACCGGATCTATGGCCACTTTCCCTTACAGTGAAGAGGTGGAGCAGGAGTTTTCAAAAAGCAATGATATTCCTGACGTGATTTACCAAAACATATTGAAAAAGTCAGAAAACAAGCACATTCACTTTTTTGGTAATAAGTCCGAGCTACACCAATTCTTCTATAAGGTATTAGAGACTGAAAATCACCCGGAAAATAAAGCTTTTGATAATGTCCGAAATCTGCTTGTTTTTATCACACCACATGGCATCAGTATCTATCCGGACATTTGCGATTATATCAAAGATGAACAAAATCCTTATTACGACGAGAAAATGGCTAAAGCGGAAGCCTTCTCCCTCTATGCCAATATGTATGACCATCCGGTAGAGCTGGTATATACGTTACACAACCAATATCTGCTTCCCGATGCTCAATTGAAAAGCCTCGTCGGTGAAGAAAGAGGAAAAGAGTTAATTCAGGGAAATGCCGGTTTTATCATGCGTTATTTCTACGGAGAGAAATACCGGGAGGCATTGGAAAAAGGAACAATTCAATAA
- a CDS encoding iron chaperone, whose product MKPENNIPTTIDEYIATFPDAIQELLNQMRAAIREAAPEATEKISYQMPAFAQQGILVYFAAFSKHIGFYPTSSAMEAFSEELSVYKNGKGSVQFPIHQPLPLDLVKQMVQFRVAENLEKAAVKSIKKNK is encoded by the coding sequence ATGAAACCTGAAAACAATATTCCGACAACGATCGACGAATATATCGCAACCTTTCCCGATGCCATTCAGGAACTGCTTAACCAAATGCGGGCTGCCATTCGTGAAGCGGCACCCGAAGCCACAGAGAAAATTAGCTACCAGATGCCGGCATTTGCGCAACAGGGAATATTGGTCTATTTCGCCGCCTTCAGCAAACATATCGGGTTCTATCCGACCTCCTCGGCGATGGAAGCATTCAGCGAAGAGCTCTCCGTTTACAAAAACGGGAAAGGTTCGGTGCAATTCCCCATCCATCAACCGCTACCTTTAGACCTGGTCAAACAGATGGTTCAGTTTAGGGTGGCTGAGAATCTGGAAAAAGCGGCAGTAAAATCAATAAAGAAAAACAAGTGA
- a CDS encoding SRPBCC domain-containing protein, which translates to METKEKTYITVHASINAPIEKVWEHWNTPEDIVHWNSASPEWHTPRATIDLRPGGKFTYRMEAKDGSMGFDFWGTFDDVAVNKHIHMTLGDNRTVNIFFKTVGTHTEVIETFEAESENSIEMQQQGWQAILMNFKRFVEKKH; encoded by the coding sequence ATGGAAACAAAAGAGAAAACGTATATCACTGTTCATGCCAGCATCAATGCTCCGATTGAAAAGGTCTGGGAGCACTGGAATACTCCCGAAGATATCGTACATTGGAACTCGGCATCTCCGGAATGGCATACTCCAAGGGCAACAATTGACCTTCGCCCGGGTGGAAAATTCACATACCGGATGGAAGCAAAGGATGGAAGTATGGGATTTGACTTTTGGGGAACGTTTGACGATGTGGCAGTTAATAAGCACATTCACATGACCCTCGGGGATAACCGGACTGTAAACATATTCTTTAAAACTGTAGGAACTCATACCGAAGTCATCGAAACATTCGAAGCCGAAAGTGAAAATTCGATAGAAATGCAACAACAGGGTTGGCAGGCTATCCTGATGAACTTCAAACGGTTTGTGGAAAAGAAACATTAA
- a CDS encoding DUF2784 domain-containing protein, producing MLYRLLADFIVLIHFSFILFVVLGGLLVLRWRKVIYFHIPAMFWGAIVEFYNIICPLTPWENHFREVGGAERYESDFIENYLIPVMYPAGLTVSIQFILGCLVVVTNLIIYSIVIWKYRKNRKHEAGHSGNNRQSEN from the coding sequence ATGCTTTACCGTTTACTGGCCGACTTTATAGTGCTTATCCACTTTTCGTTTATCCTGTTTGTCGTATTGGGCGGACTTCTTGTACTCCGATGGCGAAAAGTGATTTACTTTCACATCCCGGCAATGTTTTGGGGTGCGATAGTGGAATTCTATAATATCATCTGCCCGTTGACACCGTGGGAAAATCACTTCAGGGAAGTGGGTGGGGCTGAAAGGTACGAATCTGATTTTATCGAAAACTATCTGATTCCCGTCATGTATCCGGCAGGACTGACGGTCAGCATTCAATTCATACTGGGATGCTTAGTCGTGGTAACTAATCTGATTATCTATTCCATCGTAATCTGGAAATACCGTAAAAACAGAAAACATGAAGCAGGACACTCCGGAAATAACCGGCAGTCTGAAAACTAA
- a CDS encoding YeiH family protein translates to MERQRISALLFVLLALVSVLPMVSPAVALFSGLVFAFCFGNPFPAFTRKGSKYLLQVAVVLLGFGQNLHTALEAGRTGVQMTLFTVVLVMVLGFMMGRWFRISTRTAYLISAGTAICGGSAIAAVSPVVRANEVEISVSLVIVFMLNAIALLLFPFLGHSLHLTQHQFGMWAAIAIHDTSSVVGAGATYGAEALQTATTVKLTRALWIIPLAFASTFVFRNKTKKITVPWFILWFVVAMAAATYLPIPETVKSGITFGAKRMLSLTLFLIGSGLTRPAIRSVGLRPLIMGIGLWIVIGVVGLMVVMFTC, encoded by the coding sequence ATGGAACGTCAACGAATTTCTGCTCTTCTGTTTGTGTTGCTTGCCCTTGTTTCTGTCCTTCCTATGGTATCTCCTGCCGTGGCACTCTTTTCCGGATTGGTATTTGCCTTCTGTTTTGGAAATCCATTTCCTGCATTCACCCGTAAAGGTTCCAAATATTTATTGCAAGTGGCGGTAGTTCTGCTGGGTTTCGGTCAGAATCTGCACACCGCATTGGAAGCTGGCCGCACCGGAGTGCAGATGACGCTCTTTACCGTGGTACTGGTAATGGTGTTGGGATTTATGATGGGGCGATGGTTCCGTATCTCAACGCGTACGGCTTACCTGATTTCTGCCGGAACCGCTATTTGTGGAGGTAGTGCTATCGCGGCTGTTTCTCCGGTCGTAAGGGCCAATGAGGTGGAAATCTCTGTTTCTCTCGTGATTGTATTTATGCTGAATGCAATAGCGCTGCTTTTATTTCCTTTTCTCGGACATTCGCTACACCTGACCCAACATCAGTTTGGTATGTGGGCGGCCATTGCGATACACGATACCAGTTCTGTAGTAGGAGCCGGGGCTACATACGGAGCCGAGGCGTTGCAGACGGCCACCACTGTAAAACTGACCCGTGCCTTATGGATTATCCCCCTGGCATTTGCATCTACCTTTGTCTTTCGGAATAAAACCAAAAAGATTACAGTTCCCTGGTTTATCCTCTGGTTTGTCGTGGCAATGGCAGCTGCCACCTATCTGCCGATACCGGAAACGGTGAAGAGTGGCATTACCTTTGGTGCAAAGCGTATGCTTTCTTTGACGCTCTTCCTGATTGGTTCCGGATTGACACGTCCGGCCATTCGTTCTGTTGGATTACGCCCTTTAATTATGGGAATCGGTTTGTGGATTGTGATTGGAGTCGTGGGATTGATGGTGGTGATGTTTACCTGTTAG
- a CDS encoding DUF4372 domain-containing protein: MYQDKYVFAQLVSFLNRSKFNRIVTKFDGDK; encoded by the coding sequence ATGTATCAAGACAAATACGTTTTTGCTCAACTGGTTTCGTTTCTGAATCGAAGTAAATTCAATCGCATTGTCACCAAATTTGATGGAGACAAAT
- a CDS encoding DUF2784 domain-containing protein encodes MFYKALADLTIIFHISFIAFVALGGLLVIKHPHAVYFHIPAMTWGALVEFYNIPCPLTGIENYLRMLSGEQGYQSGFLQHYLLKLVYPGFTVNTEFLMGCLVIIVNAIIYSFVIHYKRKNQRMRK; translated from the coding sequence ATGTTTTACAAAGCTTTAGCTGATCTGACAATTATCTTCCATATAAGCTTCATTGCTTTCGTGGCGCTGGGAGGATTACTTGTCATCAAGCATCCACATGCCGTATATTTCCATATTCCGGCAATGACATGGGGAGCATTAGTCGAATTTTATAATATCCCCTGCCCTCTTACCGGCATTGAAAACTATCTGAGAATGTTATCCGGTGAGCAGGGTTATCAATCGGGATTTCTCCAACACTATTTACTCAAACTGGTCTATCCGGGATTTACAGTGAATACAGAATTCCTGATGGGATGTCTGGTAATCATTGTGAATGCAATCATTTATTCTTTTGTGATTCATTACAAGAGAAAGAATCAACGCATGAGAAAGTAA
- a CDS encoding nitrilase-related carbon-nitrogen hydrolase, translated as MKIGYIQTAPGFGEKEQNFGQIRSLTEGVKADLLVLPELFATGYTFTSKEEAEALSETTDGETARFLKELSVKTSATIVGGFIERESDRIYNALLIVSEGKVIDTYRKIHLFNKEKLWFSPGDKQLKVYEINGVKIGAMICFDWIFPEVCRTLALQGLQVLAHPSNLVMPYCQKAMVTRCLENRIFAVTANRIGTEHRGEDHFTFTGASQITANDGTILSSAPTDQPTIAIMDIDERQADNKWINYYNNVIEDRRTEFYH; from the coding sequence ATGAAAATCGGTTACATACAAACTGCTCCCGGTTTCGGTGAAAAAGAGCAGAATTTCGGACAAATACGTTCCCTGACAGAAGGAGTCAAAGCCGACCTATTGGTGCTACCGGAACTCTTTGCCACCGGCTATACCTTTACATCCAAAGAGGAAGCCGAAGCTCTCTCTGAAACAACAGATGGAGAAACCGCCCGTTTTCTCAAAGAGCTTTCAGTAAAGACATCAGCAACTATCGTGGGTGGCTTCATCGAACGGGAAAGCGACAGAATTTACAATGCATTACTTATCGTATCAGAGGGCAAGGTTATTGACACCTACCGGAAGATTCATCTTTTCAATAAAGAAAAGTTGTGGTTCTCACCCGGAGATAAGCAGTTAAAAGTTTATGAAATCAACGGAGTAAAGATTGGTGCCATGATTTGCTTTGACTGGATATTTCCTGAAGTATGCCGGACACTGGCATTACAAGGCCTGCAAGTCTTAGCTCACCCCTCCAATCTGGTAATGCCCTATTGCCAGAAAGCGATGGTGACACGATGTCTGGAGAATCGCATCTTTGCCGTAACGGCCAATCGCATTGGAACAGAACATCGCGGCGAAGACCATTTTACCTTTACCGGAGCCAGTCAGATTACGGCAAATGACGGCACTATCCTCTCCTCCGCTCCTACCGATCAACCCACTATTGCAATCATGGACATTGACGAAAGACAGGCAGACAACAAGTGGATAAATTACTACAACAATGTGATAGAAGATAGACGGACGGAGTTTTATCATTAG
- a CDS encoding VOC family protein, giving the protein MARVSTYLNFPRNTEEAFTFYKSVFGGEFSCEISRFGDIPAQEGMPPIAEEDKNLIMHIELTILDCHVLMGTDAPESMGFAVKTGDNIYINLEPDSRAETKRLFDALSDGGEVESPLIDAFWGAYYGSCTDKFGIQWMFNCTAK; this is encoded by the coding sequence ATGGCACGAGTAAGCACCTACCTTAATTTCCCCCGTAACACAGAGGAAGCCTTTACTTTCTATAAATCCGTTTTTGGCGGAGAGTTTTCTTGTGAAATATCCCGTTTCGGTGATATTCCGGCACAGGAAGGAATGCCCCCTATCGCAGAAGAAGACAAAAACCTCATCATGCACATCGAACTGACGATTCTGGATTGCCACGTCCTTATGGGAACCGATGCGCCTGAATCAATGGGATTTGCGGTCAAAACGGGCGATAATATCTATATCAACCTGGAGCCTGACAGCCGGGCTGAAACCAAGCGGCTCTTTGACGCTCTTTCCGATGGAGGCGAAGTCGAATCACCATTGATAGATGCCTTCTGGGGGGCCTATTACGGCAGTTGCACCGATAAATTCGGAATACAATGGATGTTTAACTGTACAGCAAAATAG
- a CDS encoding acyl-CoA dehydrogenase family protein, whose translation MQETISEPSKRLQNQIPFEQFIEQFKSILQQQFHQEEDINQLSISRGLPPTVLNEIMACNPLSVVIPSEYGGRGTKVHELLTLLSAASYESLALSLTLGINSALFLQPVAKYGQEEAKAQVFDRFLKLRNMGGLMITEPDFGSDALNMQTAFTEDEKHYHLKGTKHWAGLTGQADFWLLTARRKTAAGTLQRDIDFFICDNTQPGQKIVVEEYFENLGLYQIPYGRNILDVSIPKAQRLIPHTNGVQMMLDLLHRSRLQFPGMALGFIQRMLDEAIAHSRQRQVSGRSLFAYDQVQQRLAQLQANFTIVSAMSVKSTQMAGIENDLTLLGLEANIIKTVTTDLMQESAQSLLTLVGAAAYKLNHIAGRGIVDSRPFQIFEGSNDILYNQIGEAILKQMKISGETNLKSFTGNHPLMSLAAERIRKLTDVTINAPVQQRKTVELGRIISRIVSLNWVLELGAKGFREELISGTVALLSQEIATLMSHYSFEQNSIVLEDYQENSAWIHFA comes from the coding sequence ATGCAAGAAACTATCTCTGAGCCCTCAAAGCGGCTTCAAAACCAAATCCCTTTCGAACAATTCATCGAACAATTCAAATCTATCCTTCAACAGCAGTTCCACCAGGAAGAAGACATCAACCAACTGAGTATCTCCCGCGGATTACCCCCCACTGTTTTAAACGAAATCATGGCCTGCAATCCTCTTTCAGTCGTAATCCCTTCCGAATACGGTGGACGAGGCACAAAAGTACATGAGTTACTGACCCTGCTATCAGCAGCTTCATACGAATCATTGGCCCTTTCGCTCACGTTGGGGATAAACAGTGCCCTTTTTCTGCAACCGGTGGCCAAATACGGTCAGGAAGAAGCCAAAGCTCAGGTATTTGATCGCTTTCTTAAACTGCGCAACATGGGGGGACTGATGATTACCGAACCGGACTTTGGTAGCGATGCCCTCAACATGCAGACTGCATTTACCGAAGATGAAAAGCATTATCACCTCAAAGGCACCAAACACTGGGCCGGTCTGACGGGACAAGCAGACTTCTGGCTGCTTACCGCAAGACGCAAGACTGCCGCAGGGACTTTACAACGGGACATTGACTTCTTTATCTGTGACAACACCCAACCGGGACAGAAAATCGTGGTAGAAGAGTATTTCGAGAATCTCGGTCTCTATCAGATTCCGTATGGCAGAAACATTCTGGATGTAAGTATTCCCAAAGCTCAACGACTGATTCCCCATACCAATGGCGTACAGATGATGCTCGACCTGCTTCACCGCAGCCGTTTGCAATTTCCGGGCATGGCGCTTGGTTTTATCCAACGAATGCTGGATGAGGCAATCGCGCACAGTCGTCAGCGACAGGTCAGCGGACGCTCTCTGTTTGCCTACGACCAGGTGCAGCAACGGTTAGCCCAATTACAGGCCAACTTCACCATCGTTTCGGCCATGAGTGTCAAAAGTACTCAAATGGCCGGCATTGAAAATGACCTGACTCTCCTTGGGCTGGAGGCCAATATCATTAAAACGGTTACCACCGACCTGATGCAGGAATCGGCACAATCCCTGCTGACACTCGTCGGGGCTGCGGCTTACAAACTCAACCACATTGCCGGCCGGGGCATCGTGGATAGCCGTCCGTTTCAGATATTCGAAGGCTCGAATGACATTCTCTATAACCAGATTGGAGAGGCTATCCTTAAACAGATGAAAATCTCAGGAGAAACGAATCTTAAGTCATTTACGGGGAATCATCCGTTGATGTCTCTTGCGGCTGAAAGAATCCGGAAACTGACTGATGTGACCATTAATGCTCCGGTTCAGCAGCGTAAGACGGTGGAGCTCGGACGGATTATCAGTCGTATTGTCTCCCTCAACTGGGTACTGGAGCTGGGGGCAAAAGGTTTCCGGGAAGAGCTGATTAGCGGGACTGTTGCATTGCTTAGTCAGGAAATAGCGACATTGATGAGTCATTATTCTTTTGAACAAAATAGCATTGTTCTGGAAGATTATCAGGAAAACAGCGCCTGGATTCACTTTGCATAA